The proteins below come from a single Pirellulales bacterium genomic window:
- a CDS encoding iron-containing alcohol dehydrogenase — protein sequence MTPFDFYPRTRIVFGPGKLAALGELAGELGARRVLVVSDPGIVKAGHTARGMEMLQQAGIEAQLFDNVGENPTTEHVDAGLKVAKRFQPQLIVGLGGGSSMDCAKGINFLYTGGGTMQDYWGIGKATQPMLPMIAVPTTAGTGSETQSFALISDAKTHMKMACGDKKASFRVALLDPELTVTQPSRVTALTGIDAVAHALESYVCRTRNPASMAFSREAWLLLGANFAHVLAAPTNLEARSGMQLGACFSGLAIENSMLGAAHALANPLTAHFGIAHGQAVGMMLPHVIRFNGEEFGHLYFELLECTAGGNGFPEPTAGYRGLADFVAALVQQAGLISRLREFEIPAHKLETLATDAAKQWTADFNPRKVQAEQLLSLYQAAY from the coding sequence ATGACGCCGTTTGATTTTTATCCGCGAACACGCATCGTCTTCGGCCCGGGCAAATTGGCTGCGCTGGGGGAGTTGGCCGGGGAATTGGGCGCGCGGCGAGTGCTGGTGGTGAGCGATCCGGGCATCGTGAAAGCCGGCCACACGGCGCGGGGCATGGAAATGCTCCAGCAGGCCGGCATTGAAGCGCAGTTGTTCGACAACGTGGGCGAAAATCCGACCACAGAACATGTCGATGCCGGATTGAAAGTTGCAAAACGCTTTCAGCCGCAGTTGATTGTCGGGCTCGGCGGCGGCAGCAGCATGGATTGCGCCAAGGGAATCAACTTTCTGTACACAGGCGGCGGCACGATGCAAGATTACTGGGGCATCGGCAAAGCCACCCAGCCCATGCTGCCGATGATTGCCGTGCCCACCACCGCCGGCACCGGGAGCGAAACGCAATCGTTCGCGCTCATCAGCGACGCCAAAACGCACATGAAAATGGCCTGCGGCGATAAAAAAGCTAGCTTCCGCGTGGCGCTGCTTGATCCGGAATTGACGGTGACCCAACCGTCGCGAGTGACGGCATTGACGGGCATCGACGCCGTGGCTCATGCATTGGAAAGTTATGTGTGCCGCACGCGCAATCCGGCTTCGATGGCCTTCAGCCGCGAGGCGTGGTTGCTGTTGGGCGCCAACTTTGCACACGTGCTGGCCGCTCCCACGAATTTGGAAGCCCGCAGCGGCATGCAGTTGGGCGCCTGCTTTTCAGGCCTGGCGATTGAAAACAGCATGCTAGGCGCGGCCCACGCATTGGCTAATCCACTGACGGCACACTTCGGTATTGCGCACGGCCAGGCAGTCGGCATGATGTTGCCGCACGTGATTCGCTTCAATGGCGAAGAGTTCGGCCATTTATATTTCGAGCTGTTGGAATGCACTGCCGGCGGAAATGGCTTTCCCGAGCCCACGGCGGGTTACCGGGGTCTGGCCGATTTTGTGGCCGCTTTGGTCCAGCAGGCGGGCTTGATCAGCCGCTTGCGTGAGTTCGAGATTCCAGCCCACAAGCTGGAAACGTTGGCCACCGATGCCGCCAAGCAGTGGACGGCCGATTTCAATCCACGTAAAGTGCAGGCGGAACAATTGCTGTCGCTGTATCAAGCCGCTTATTAA
- a CDS encoding glycosyltransferase family 2 protein: MIRNSVIIPQQDRGDEVRRQLPGLAAVLDKLGEPYEIVVVDDGSSSATQRLLEKLLMECRALRALRLDQPAGVSVALAAGIRAARGEVLIALEPGLTYPPEQIPALLNLLQRGDLVMGRRRHFGAAKLWQRIGRVPRWLLLGLDGHDPDCLFWAARREVFSDLNLTAGMARYLPALVRPRGFRVCEAYVQRQGPAQPLQDLRANPGDLLAAWWHCRRWRSQTVCELFAGGMAERPALRIVGGGENSMRHDHAASEVAFPSGQHPPLVKRA; the protein is encoded by the coding sequence ATGATTCGAAATTCTGTTATCATTCCGCAGCAGGATCGCGGGGACGAAGTCCGGCGGCAGTTGCCCGGACTGGCTGCGGTGCTCGATAAGCTGGGGGAGCCGTATGAAATTGTCGTCGTCGATGACGGCTCCAGCAGCGCCACGCAGCGGTTGCTGGAAAAGCTATTGATGGAATGCCGCGCATTGCGGGCGTTGCGGCTGGATCAGCCGGCCGGTGTAAGCGTGGCACTGGCGGCGGGAATTCGTGCTGCCCGGGGCGAAGTGCTGATTGCCCTTGAGCCAGGATTGACCTACCCGCCTGAGCAAATCCCCGCGCTGTTAAATTTGCTGCAGCGCGGCGATTTGGTGATGGGCCGCCGCCGCCACTTTGGCGCGGCCAAGCTGTGGCAGCGCATCGGCCGAGTTCCGAGGTGGTTGCTATTGGGACTCGATGGGCACGATCCTGATTGCTTGTTTTGGGCAGCGCGGCGCGAAGTGTTTAGCGACCTGAATCTTACGGCAGGCATGGCGCGGTATTTGCCTGCCCTGGTTCGACCACGGGGCTTTCGCGTCTGCGAAGCGTACGTGCAGCGGCAGGGTCCAGCCCAGCCGCTGCAAGACTTACGGGCCAATCCCGGCGATTTGCTGGCTGCCTGGTGGCATTGCCGACGCTGGCGGAGTCAAACCGTTTGCGAATTGTTTGCCGGTGGTATGGCCGAACGGCCCGCGCTGCGGATTGTCGGTGGCGGGGAAAATTCAATGCGCCATGATCACGCCGCCAGCGAAGTTGCTTTTCCGTCCGGGCAACATCCGCCGCTGGTGAAACGCGCATGA